The following coding sequences lie in one Bradyrhizobium sp. G127 genomic window:
- a CDS encoding MobA/MobL family protein: MAIYSLHHSPVGKSTQAQAYTAAAHIKYITRARALSRVAGARMPTASEDAMRFLRKAEDTDRKNARVIDKVMLALPRELNARQRVELVRAYAEAITQGRASWLAAFHEKGKDAQNPHCHLVIRDRDFESGKRVFGMSENGSTEKLRVLWQECANAALVQANKEDRIDHRTLEAQGIARAPTIHEGVRGRRMHRERRKVSSRKRTRRNAVSARSRSRAVDYPAIDKGRSRCAYNEALRARANETASDYWQALDADAQRREIEQLRAIHKPSPTTAEGQRAVFRAYMRKAKPATATKHTRSRDDEHEPE, encoded by the coding sequence GTGGCGATCTATAGCCTTCACCACAGCCCCGTTGGCAAATCGACCCAGGCGCAGGCTTACACCGCCGCCGCGCATATCAAATACATTACCAGGGCGAGGGCATTGAGCCGGGTGGCGGGTGCCCGCATGCCGACCGCTTCCGAAGACGCTATGCGATTCTTGCGGAAAGCCGAAGACACGGACCGGAAGAATGCGCGGGTGATTGACAAGGTCATGCTGGCGTTGCCGCGCGAGTTGAACGCCAGGCAGCGGGTCGAGCTGGTTCGGGCATATGCCGAGGCGATCACGCAAGGGCGTGCCTCCTGGCTCGCAGCCTTCCATGAGAAGGGCAAGGATGCCCAGAATCCGCATTGCCATCTGGTCATCCGCGACCGGGATTTTGAAAGCGGCAAGCGCGTGTTCGGCATGAGCGAAAACGGTTCGACCGAGAAACTGCGGGTACTGTGGCAGGAGTGCGCTAATGCGGCTCTGGTGCAGGCTAACAAGGAAGACAGGATCGATCACCGCACGCTTGAGGCGCAGGGCATCGCCCGTGCACCAACCATCCATGAAGGTGTTCGCGGCCGCCGGATGCATCGCGAACGGCGGAAGGTCTCCTCACGCAAGCGCACGCGGCGTAACGCCGTGTCGGCCAGAAGCCGCAGCCGCGCGGTCGATTACCCGGCGATCGACAAGGGGCGTTCGCGTTGCGCCTACAATGAGGCTTTGCGGGCGCGCGCCAACGAGACCGCTTCGGATTATTGGCAGGCGCTTGATGCCGACGCGCAGCGTCGCGAGATTGAACAGCTCCGCGCGATTCATAAACCTTCCCCCACGACCGCGGAGGGGCAGCGCGCGGTATTCCGCGCGTACATGCGGAAAGCCAAGCCCGCCACTGCAACAAAGCATACACGCAGCCGCGACGATGAGCACGAGCCTGAGTAA
- a CDS encoding invasion associated locus B family protein produces the protein MNAWALRAFLTLAFACAALPAIGEYTTPWEKQCAQAKTPRCAVIARYSSENPFESMFEVRVGLVSSPGSPDFIRVLFPLGTQTKHGARIVIEDLAPIQAWFHHCSEDGCVANFTRADTLRSLRSASKVRIQAINARGAEISPLFHTATFKSADDRKLVPLQKGGGTQDDQINYRIFLADTPPAKTAGDTTAILSSGVWQKSCDGPNCDVRMKTKWNDGKNSIGAYYFERETNGVKKQLIQVRFPFEFYLHKRPQLAFDNFAPIESNYNICLKQGGCDVIFDAGTGFLDAMKTSKEFVITAVTIQGNIWRITFPLGSFAKAYEGPAITPALIQQDDEKRTAAVKKLGYRLSRSNLPTTTLQVTKGPEPAL, from the coding sequence GTGAACGCTTGGGCCTTGCGAGCTTTTCTTACTCTTGCCTTTGCGTGTGCAGCACTTCCTGCCATCGGGGAGTATACGACGCCGTGGGAGAAACAATGCGCCCAGGCAAAGACTCCGCGATGTGCGGTTATCGCCAGATACTCAAGCGAGAACCCCTTTGAAAGCATGTTTGAGGTGCGCGTGGGGCTGGTGTCTTCTCCAGGCTCCCCGGATTTTATCAGGGTCTTGTTTCCGCTGGGCACGCAAACCAAACATGGAGCGCGCATTGTCATTGAGGATCTAGCCCCGATACAAGCCTGGTTTCATCATTGCAGCGAAGACGGGTGCGTGGCGAACTTCACGCGTGCGGATACTCTGCGTAGCCTGCGCAGTGCCAGCAAAGTCCGCATTCAGGCTATCAACGCCCGAGGCGCGGAAATCAGCCCGCTATTCCACACGGCGACGTTCAAGTCAGCCGATGACAGGAAATTGGTGCCGCTCCAAAAGGGCGGCGGCACTCAGGATGACCAGATCAACTATCGCATATTTCTGGCCGACACCCCGCCAGCAAAAACGGCCGGTGACACAACAGCGATCCTGAGCAGTGGTGTCTGGCAAAAATCCTGCGACGGGCCGAACTGCGACGTCAGGATGAAAACAAAATGGAATGACGGCAAGAACAGCATCGGCGCCTACTATTTCGAGCGGGAGACAAACGGGGTCAAGAAACAGTTGATCCAGGTCCGGTTCCCGTTCGAATTCTACCTTCATAAACGGCCACAGCTTGCGTTCGACAACTTCGCCCCGATTGAAAGCAACTACAACATTTGCCTGAAGCAAGGAGGATGCGATGTCATTTTTGATGCGGGGACTGGCTTTCTGGATGCGATGAAAACCAGCAAGGAGTTTGTGATTACGGCGGTCACGATCCAGGGAAATATCTGGCGCATCACCTTTCCGCTCGGCAGCTTCGCAAAGGCTTACGAAGGGCCAGCCATTACGCCCGCGCTTATCCAACAGGATGACGAAAAGCGAACAGCCGCCGTGAAGAAGCTGGGGTATCGCCTGTCAAGGTCGAACCTGCCCACTACCACCCTCCAAGTCACCAAGGGGCCGGAGCCAGCATTGTGA
- a CDS encoding retropepsin-like aspartic protease: protein MNESRELPPSDVGRDSNDTARHVDRHSRPERLAPNYDAGGSSFVTVAIAVSVILAIAVGAYAYVVTSPVPAVLAPVKTALTPAPPPSRYQAVYEQFGVATLPADFDRKNPKIVRYLDQFSREPCDSSAILPLMRILDEAGYPREAAKSGHSFSTRCQFYNDVIGATFAYYEQINDHTSALAIANDAVKEDEARGRYRFFRGTAYEGLKNYKAALSDYISTLQLFTDLSNVALSEFYRVSRMYVAVGRPCDAITPLEMYLSYDVQKRQTAQITRLISDYAKAGNCQATYANGGDRIIVGPNNIVDVTINGARGRMIVDTGATSIAITPSFAARARIVPDEQNMITAYVVGGTVKQAPGYAQLVQVGTTTASNVPLTISTGNDTAFGPQLDGLLGMTFLARFTASLSGGVLELKPRPLN, encoded by the coding sequence ATGAACGAATCCCGTGAGCTTCCGCCTTCAGACGTTGGCCGCGATTCCAACGACACCGCTCGGCATGTAGACCGTCATTCAAGGCCCGAGCGGCTCGCACCAAACTACGACGCGGGCGGCAGCAGTTTCGTCACTGTTGCCATCGCCGTGAGCGTCATCCTCGCAATCGCTGTCGGCGCATATGCCTATGTAGTGACGTCTCCAGTACCCGCCGTTCTCGCGCCCGTTAAAACTGCTTTGACGCCTGCACCGCCTCCCAGCCGCTACCAGGCTGTCTACGAACAGTTTGGCGTTGCCACGCTGCCTGCTGATTTTGATCGCAAGAATCCCAAGATTGTCCGCTACCTGGATCAATTCAGCCGGGAGCCTTGCGATTCCAGTGCCATCCTGCCGTTGATGAGAATCTTAGACGAGGCTGGTTATCCGCGCGAAGCCGCCAAGAGCGGACATTCATTCTCCACGCGGTGCCAATTCTACAATGATGTGATAGGGGCCACGTTTGCCTACTACGAGCAGATAAACGACCACACCAGCGCGCTGGCCATCGCAAACGATGCAGTGAAAGAGGATGAGGCGCGCGGCCGCTACCGCTTCTTTCGCGGCACCGCCTATGAGGGCCTGAAAAACTACAAAGCCGCGTTGAGCGACTATATCAGCACGCTCCAGTTGTTCACTGACCTGTCTAATGTCGCGCTTAGCGAATTTTATCGGGTGTCACGCATGTATGTGGCCGTCGGTAGACCGTGCGATGCCATCACGCCGCTGGAAATGTATCTGTCCTACGACGTGCAGAAGCGGCAGACCGCCCAAATAACCCGCCTCATCAGCGACTATGCCAAGGCCGGGAATTGCCAAGCGACCTACGCCAACGGCGGCGACCGCATCATTGTCGGACCCAACAACATTGTGGACGTGACCATCAATGGCGCGCGCGGCCGAATGATCGTGGATACTGGCGCAACCTCCATCGCCATCACGCCATCGTTTGCCGCGAGGGCACGCATCGTGCCGGACGAGCAGAACATGATTACGGCCTACGTTGTCGGCGGCACCGTGAAGCAGGCACCGGGTTATGCCCAACTCGTGCAGGTCGGCACCACAACCGCCAGCAATGTGCCTCTGACGATTTCGACGGGGAACGATACGGCCTTTGGCCCGCAACTCGACGGCCTGCTGGGCATGACGTTCCTAGCGCGATTCACCGCGTCCCTATCGGGCGGCGTGCTTGAGCTGAAACCGCGCCCGCTCAACTAG
- a CDS encoding recombinase family protein, with protein sequence MIYGYARVSTCGQSLNAQLRQLRDAGCNRIYREHQSGATADRPQLKRMLRVLKPGDLVIISAVDRLSRDTTDLLVLARQMQQAGAGLKSLAEPLVNTTSEFSDLVLAVLGLAAKFERRRMMERTARGRAEARANGVKFGRPSKLSPMEREQAICRRGAGESISAIAKDFNVSHSTISRIPTMRLTVIDYPSQVGQGTLRKSRAALR encoded by the coding sequence ATGATCTATGGTTATGCTCGCGTCAGCACGTGTGGCCAAAGTCTGAACGCCCAGCTCAGACAGCTAAGGGACGCAGGCTGCAATCGTATTTATCGAGAGCATCAAAGTGGTGCGACCGCTGATCGACCGCAGCTAAAACGAATGCTGAGGGTATTAAAGCCCGGCGATTTGGTAATCATCTCGGCTGTAGACCGGCTTTCCCGTGATACGACGGATTTGTTGGTGCTGGCGCGGCAAATGCAACAAGCGGGAGCGGGTTTGAAGTCGTTGGCTGAACCGTTGGTGAATACAACATCGGAGTTTTCGGACTTGGTATTGGCCGTACTGGGTCTTGCGGCGAAATTCGAGCGGCGTCGGATGATGGAGCGAACCGCACGAGGTCGGGCAGAGGCGAGAGCGAATGGCGTGAAGTTCGGGCGTCCTTCGAAACTGAGTCCCATGGAACGGGAGCAGGCGATTTGTCGGCGCGGCGCTGGAGAATCAATTTCAGCAATTGCAAAAGATTTCAATGTGAGTCATTCGACAATCTCAAGAATTCCGACGATGCGGTTGACGGTAATTGATTATCCATCACAGGTCGGGCAAGGCACTTTGAGAAAATCGCGCGCGGCTTTGAGGTGA
- a CDS encoding nucleolar 14 family protein — MKTYTRQQLHDLVWSGPMREVAKTLELSDNGLRKHCVKAFVPLPPQGHWNKVHAGQKVKTSPLPPRPPGVSDTIQIGQWDYRQHQKELEETEPVAPVFDEPIENLRERVTLNIGVVLASKNLSPPHAAFRRQVEDDARKAAQSSWHTAIFSTALEKRRLRILQGLFYGLSRLDCSVTVQGQDTRTIYVNVGHQNVSIGLEHVANRRRVLDEKTVEKLKFSIFKGYDKNTERASWVDSDEQSLENQLTSIAVEIIVAGEMQYREHRTWVYEEEVRRREQMRQEAIRKKLEQEKAERERLLKLEADRLKRLTDSAENYQRAQAIRTFVSSVIGMPTEGADIVRVSRWQEWALLQADKLDPIATGKIWDDVNDCA; from the coding sequence ATGAAAACTTACACGCGCCAGCAATTGCACGATCTCGTCTGGTCAGGACCTATGCGCGAGGTCGCGAAGACGCTTGAGTTGTCCGATAACGGACTGAGAAAGCACTGCGTGAAGGCGTTCGTGCCATTACCGCCACAGGGGCACTGGAATAAGGTTCATGCGGGACAGAAGGTGAAGACCAGCCCTTTGCCGCCGCGCCCGCCAGGCGTGTCCGATACGATACAGATCGGCCAATGGGATTATCGGCAGCATCAAAAGGAGCTTGAAGAGACAGAACCAGTAGCGCCAGTATTTGACGAGCCCATAGAAAATTTGCGGGAGCGCGTCACGCTTAATATTGGGGTCGTGCTTGCGTCGAAGAATTTATCGCCGCCGCATGCCGCGTTTCGGCGCCAGGTAGAGGATGATGCACGGAAAGCTGCACAATCGTCGTGGCACACAGCGATATTCAGTACCGCCCTGGAAAAGCGGCGTCTCCGCATCTTACAGGGGCTTTTTTACGGATTGAGCCGCCTTGATTGCTCGGTAACGGTGCAGGGCCAGGACACTCGCACCATCTATGTGAATGTGGGTCACCAAAACGTATCCATAGGACTTGAGCACGTAGCAAATCGCCGACGAGTGCTGGATGAAAAGACTGTCGAGAAGCTGAAGTTCTCAATATTCAAGGGCTACGATAAGAATACTGAGCGCGCATCATGGGTCGACTCGGACGAGCAATCGCTGGAGAATCAGCTTACCAGCATTGCCGTGGAAATTATCGTCGCCGGAGAAATGCAATATCGCGAGCACCGGACTTGGGTCTACGAAGAGGAGGTGCGTCGCCGAGAGCAGATGCGGCAGGAGGCTATCAGGAAAAAACTGGAGCAAGAAAAAGCCGAGCGTGAACGGTTGTTAAAGTTGGAAGCCGACAGGTTGAAGCGTCTTACGGACAGCGCAGAAAACTATCAGCGGGCACAGGCAATCCGGACTTTCGTCTCATCCGTTATTGGAATGCCAACCGAGGGTGCTGACATTGTCCGCGTTTCCCGCTGGCAGGAATGGGCGCTTCTACAGGCTGATAAATTGGATCCGATTGCTACGGGTAAGATATGG